In the genome of uncultured Sphaerochaeta sp., the window TTGCTGGAAGAAGGCTACTACTCGCGTAAGGAGATCATCGAACAGGTGCTCTTCGGGCTGGGATTCTCAAAAGCTGACCTGAACAGGCCGACCAGTGAGTTCAGCGGTGGTTGGCAGATGCGCATAGCATTGGCCAAGATCCTGGTGGAAAACCCTTCGATCATGCTGTTGGACGAACCCACCAACTATCTGGACATTGAGGCCCGCTACTGGTTGAAGAACTACCTGAAGGTCTACGAAGGCGGCCTGATGATCGTCAGCCATGATCAGGGCTTCCTTGATGAGACGGTAAACGAGGTGTATGAGCTCTTCCAGGGCAAACTCAAGCGATACAGCGGCAACTACACCCAATACCAGAGACAGAGGGAGATGGAAATCGCCCAGTTGGAGGCTGAGTTCAAGCTCCAGCAGGAACAACTGGAGAAGAACGAACAGTTCATCGAGCGCTTCCGGTACAAGGCGACAAAAAGCCGGCAGGTACAGAGCCGCATCAAGATGATGGAAAAGATTGAGTTGGTGGAAGTCCCTTCGCATCTCAAGCAACTCTCCTTCAGCTTTCCCCCTGCCCCGCACAGCCCCAATGACGTGGTGATCATCGAGCATCTGGACAAGCACTACGGCAGCCAGGTGATTTTTGATGACTTTTCCCTCATGGTGAACAAGGGCGACCGCCTTGCTGTCACCGGCAAGAATGGGGCGGGAAAATCGACGCTGCTGCGCATGCTCAGCGGCGAGGACAGCCAGTATGGGGGGGTGGTACGCCTCGGCCCCAATGTCACGGTCGGCTACTTCGCCCAGGATACGGAGAAAACCCTCGATCCTTCGAATTCCGTGCTCGAGGAAGTCTCATCGGTGGCCGACACCGCAGACCTTCCCAAGCTCCGGGGCTACCTAGGCTCCTTCCTCTTCAGTGGAGATGATGTCTTCAAGCCTGTACAGGTTCTCAGCGGAGGTGAACGAAGCCGGCTTGCACTGCTGAAAATCCTCCTGCATCCGGTAAATCTGCTCATCCTCGACGAGCCGACCAATCACCTCGACATCAACGCCAAGGAGATGCTGCTCAAGGCACTGAAGGCCTATGACGGCACCATGGTCTTCGTCAGCCACGACTCCTACTTCATCGAGCATCTTGCTACCAAGATACTCTATCTCACCGAAGACAATCAGCCTGAGCTGTTCAGCGGTGACTACACCTACTTCTCCTACAAGCTTGAGCAGAAGGAGAAGGTGGAAAAGCGTGAGAGAGGGGGTGCAAAAGCCTCAGAGGAGACAAGAAAAGTCGAAAGCTCACGTTCCTACAAGGAAACGAACCGGATGAAAAACAGGTTGGCAAACCTGAAAAAACAGAGTGATGAAATGCTAGCCGGCCACCAAAGGCTCGAAATGCTGATCAACCAAGTTGAGAAAGAGATGGGAAAGGCTGAGAATTACAGTGATGCTGTCAAAATCAAGGCTTTGGTAGATAAGAAGCAGAAGCTCGAAGACGAAATGGCTGAAGAAGAAGAAGCCTGGTTTGTCCTGACAGCAGAATTGGAAACATTGGAGGCGGAACTTGCCTGAACTTGCAAACCTCTTACCGAAAATCACACTGGCCAGCCAATCGGTTGCCAGGAAAGCGCTCCTGCTCTCACTGGGTATCGAGGTTACCACCTACGCAACCCACTGTGATGAGTCACACCAGGAGTCGGATCCTGCAAGGGCAGTTGCTCTCTTGAGCGAGCGAAAACTTGATGCATTTCTCGCTGTACATCCGGATACTTCTGATCCGGTGCTCTGTTGCGACACCCTCATTGCCTTCGGAGGAGAACTCATCGGAAAACCTTCTGACTGCAATGAAGCAAGAAATCAGCTCGCCTCCTTCAGCGGCAAGGCACAAGAGGTCCATTCCGGATGGGCTCTCTGGTACCATGGAAGAAAGTATGGAGGTTCGGACAAGGCTCTTGTCTGGTTCAAATCCCTTGATGCTCATCTGATCGAAAAGTACCTGGAGACAGGAGAATGGAAAGGGGCTGCAGGCTCCTATCGCATCCAAGGCGAAGGAAGAACGCTCATCGATCACATAGAGGGCGATGAAGCAACCGTAATAGGCTTGCCATTACTGCAAATTTCTGAAATACTGACTTCACCTTTGTCCGAATAGTGGCAAAGGAATCTCCACCCTATGGGTGAGTAACAGTTGAAGGGTGACGCACAGCAAACACTGTCCCGTTGGGATGGTTGTGTCGTCAGACAGGAGGATTATGTCCGTAGTTACCATGAAGAGCCTGCTCGAATCAGGCGTGCATTTCGGCCACCAGACCAAGAGGTGGAACCCCAAGATGGCCCGTTTCATTTTCAGCCAGAGAAACGGAATTCACATCATTGACCTGCAGAAAACATCTGTTTGCATCGTTGAGGCGTATGACGCAGTTCGCGCTGTGGTAAAACAGGGAAAAACTGTTCTGTTCGTCGGAACCAAGAAGCAGGCCCAGCAGGCTATTGAAGCTGAAGCAAAGCGCTGTGGCATGCCCTACATCAACAATCGTTGGCTCGGCGGTATGCTGACCAATTTCAGTACCATCAAGAAGTCCATCGCAACCCTCAAGAAGATTGAGAAGATGGAGATTGACGGCACATTCGATTCCCTTACCAAGAAAGAAGTCTCCCTGCTCACCAAGCAGAAGATCAAACTCGAAAAGAACCTTGGCGGTATCAAGGACATGAAGGACCTTCCCGGTGCAATCTTCATCATTGACACCAAGAAGGAAGCCATTGCAGTCACTGAGGCCAAGCGCCTTGGCATTCCTGTCATCGCTGTCGTCGACACCAACTGCGACCCCACTGACATCACCTACCCCATTCCCGGCAACGATGATGCAATCCGTGCCATCAGCCTCTTTGTTGAGATTATTGCCAATGCAGTTGTCGATGCAGACAACGAAGCTGGCATCCAGATCATCGAGACCCTCGGCAACGAGGAAGAGGAAAGCGCTGACAGCGACAAGAAGGATGAGGAAGAGGAAGCAATCGTATTCTCCACTGACGAGGGTGCGGATTTCTCCAAGTTCGAAGAGAAGGCCGTAGAGGAGAAGGAAGAGGAGGAAGGTGAGGACACCAACCTGCTCGTCGACGAAGAGACCCTGTACAAAGACTAAGGAGCACAAGCATGGCAATTACCGCTGATGTAGTAAAGAAACTGCGCGACATTACCGGCGCAGGTATGATGGATTGCAAGAAAGCATTGACCCAGGCAAACGGCGATTTCGCCGCTGCCGAGAAGATCCTCAAGGAGATGGGTCTTGCTGCCATTGCAAAGCGCCAGGATCGCGCTACCGACAACGGTCGTGTCTTCCTCAAGGTCCAGGACAACAAGGCTGTCATGGCTGAGCTTTCTTGTGAGACTGACTTCGTTGCCAGCAACGAGCAGTTCCAGGAACTGGGCAATGCAATCTGTGCAGTTGCACTTGAGAAGGGCTACACTGAGATCAACGACGAGTTGGTCGGTATGGTGAACGACCTGATCGCAATCATCAAGGAAAACATGGCTCTGAAGACCCTGTGCGTCTATGACCTTGGTCAGAACGAGTTTGCATCCAGTTATGTGCATGGCGATGGAGCTTTGGCTGTCCTGGTCATGTTCAGAGCAGACAAGGCTGAGCTCTTTGCCCAGGATTCGGTCAAGGAATTCACCAATGACTGCGCTCTGCACGTTGCTGCATTCACTCCCTCCTACCTGAATACCGAGGCTGTGGATGAGGCTTACATCAAGGAACAGACCGACATCTTCACCGTTCAGGCTGCCAATCTCGGCAAGCCGGCAAAGGTGCTTGAGGGAATCGTCAAAGGCAAGCTGAACAAGCACCTTTCCGAGATTTGCTTCCTCCAGCAGCCGTTCGTCAAGGACGATTCGATGAGTGTTGAGAAGAAGGCTGCTGAGATCGGCAAGGCTGCCGGCGGCAAGCTGGAAATCTTCAACTACGCATTCCTTCGCGCTGGCGCGGCTTCCTGCAGTAATTGACGATAATCGATTCATACCCACCGCTCACAGCTGTGAGCGGTAGTTTTATTGGAGATGTGTATGCAACAAGTACTTGATACGTGCGAAAGCAAGATGCAGAAAAGTCTTGAGAGTCTTTCCAAGGATTTTGCCTCCCTGCGCACCGGCAGGGCATCGGCTTCACTTTTGGACAAGATCCGCGTCGATTACTATGGTGCGGAGACCCCGATCAACCAGGTCGCCACGGTAAGTGTCCCGGAAGCCCGGATGATCGTAATCCAACCTTGGGACAAGAGCGTATTGAGCGCAATCGAGAAGGCCATTCTCAAGAGTGACCTTGGGCTTCCCCCGAACAATGACGGAAAACTTATTCGGCTGAACTTCCCCCCATTGAATGAGGAGAGACGCAAGCAGCTGGTGAAGGGTGCAAAGGCCAATGCCGAACAGAGCAGGGTCGCCATGCGCAACATCCGCCGCGAAGCGATGGACGAACTGAAGAAGATGCAGAAGAACGGGGATATCAGTGAGGACGAACTGAAGGATGCCGAGACAAGGATCCAGAAGATGACCGACTCCTACATCACCCAGGTCAACTCCCTCTCCGATGAGAAGGAGAAGGAAATCATGGAGATCTAGGATGGAAGAGAAACCCGTTGTCCCTGTCCACTTGGGCATCATCATGGATGGAAACGGCCGGTGGGCGAAGAAGCGTTCGCTTCCTCGCACTGCCGGGCATCTTGAAGGCTTGAAAGCACTCAAGCGCGTGATATGTGAAGCGGCATCTCAGGGCATCGGGTTTGTCACCTTCTATACCTTCTCCACTGAGAATTGGAAACGAAGTGAGCAGGAAGTTGCTTACCTCATGAAGCTCTTCGTGACCAAGATCCATGGAGAGCTTGCATTCTACAACAAGCATGGCATCCGCATCCTTGCAAGAGGGGATCTGTCGGCTCTTCCTGAGGAAGTCCGAACTGCCATCGAAAAAACCATAGACGAGACACGAAACAACAAGACCATCACTGCCATCGTAGCGATCAATTATGGTGGTCGCGATGAGATTTGTCGTGCGGTGAACCAGTATATGCAGGAATGTCCCGGACAATCCATCACCGAGGAAGCACTGGCTGCCCATTTGGACTTGCCATCCGTGCCTCCGGTGGATATGATTGTGAGAAGCGCGAATGAAAAACGGCTGAGCAACTTTCTCTTGTGGGACAGTGCATACGCGGAACTCGCCTTCTACGAAAAACTGTGGCCCGATTGGAACGAAGAGGATATTCGCCAGGTCTGCTGTGATTATAGTGAGAGGGAGAGAAAGTTCGGGGGGGTACAATGACATCCATGACCAAACGGGTCCTTACTACAGTCGTCACATTGCCTGTTCTGTTTTGTGTTATCTTTTTTCTTCCGCACAATTCGTATCTTGCGCTCTCCCTGTTGGCGGTAGCAACTGCCATCTACGGCGCAAAAGAGATGCAGGATTTGTACCAGAAAGCAGAAGGGTCAAAACCTCACCTCCCCTGCTATTTTGTAGGTATCCTTCCCTTCGCACAGTGGCTCCAGATCGCATACTATCCCCAACTCCCTCTGGTGGACTTGGCTTTCGTCCTGCTTGCATTGGGTTTCTTCTCCACTGAGCTTTTCATGGGTGAGAAGGATGCTTTTGCAAAATCACTCTCCCGTATCGGCGGTGAAAGCCTTATCCTGCTCTACCCCGGTCTGTTGATCACCTTCATCCAGCGCCTTACCGCCGTTGCCTATCCCACACAAGCACTCTTGCTGTTTTTCCTTCTGGTCTTCGGCAATGATGTGTTTGCATTTTTGTTCGGCATGTCACTTGGAAGGAAGAACAAGGGAATCCTGAAGGTCAGTCCCAACAAGAGCCTTGCCGGTTTCCTTGGCGGAACGCTGAGCACCATTGCCCTTTCACTGCTTTTCTGCTTGTTCGTTCCTGGAATCAAGGAAAGCATAGCTCCTTGGCAGGCAGCTTTGCTTGGTCTTGTCACCTCAACATCAGCAAACATCGGGGATCTCATCGAGAGCGCCTTCAAGCGATCGGCCTCCGTCAAGGACAGCGGTACGCTCATCCCGGGCCGTGGTGGTTTGCTCGATTCCATCGATTCCCTGCTGGCCAGTGCGCCCATCTTCTGGGTACTGCTCTCCCTCTTCTAGGTCTGTATGAAACGAGTCATCATCCTGGGATGCACGGGGAGCATCGGAAGCACCGCCCTCAAGGCAATCCGGGAGAACCTTGCTTCCCTGCAGGTGGTAGGCCTTTGTGCACACTCCAATGCTGCACAGCTTGCATCCTTGGCAAAAGAGTTCGGAGCCGAGGCAATCTGTCTCACCAGCGGGGAACACTGCAATGGTGAGCCTGCAAGGATGTATCGGGGATTCTCCGGCCTGGAGCAGATGCTCAAGGACCTGGATGCCGACATCGTACTCAATGCAATCGCTGGATTCGAAGGGCTCCGCGCTTCTCTGATGAGTCTTCGCAATGGCTTTGATCTCGCCTTGGCAAACAAGGAGAGTGTGGTCTGTGCCGGCTCCTACCTGTTTGCGGTGGCACAGGAGCACAAGCGACGCATCATCCCGGTGGACAGTGAACATTCGGCGATCCTTGAGCTTCTGAAAGGAAGGGATCGTTCGTCGGTGGAAAGCTTGATCCTCACTGCCAGCGGCGGTCCTTTCCGAACGCTGGAAAGAGAACGATTCGATTCCATCACTGTTGAACAGGCACTTGCCCACCCAACCTGGAAGATGGGCAAAAAGATTTCCATAGACAGTGCCACCCTGGCCAACAAGGCCCTCGAAGTCATTGAGGCTGCACATCTCTTCGGATTTGACGGAGAGCACATCGAGGTGGTGATCCATCCCCAGTCCATCGTTCATTCCATGATCCGTACCACTGATGGGGCGGTTTATGCCCAACTGGGGAACCCGGACATGACCTTACCCATCATCAACGCACTTACCGACGGGAGCAAAAACCTGGTGAGAAGACTGGACTTCAGCCATCTGTCGCTTCATTTCGAAACACCAGATTACCAGCGTTTCCCCTTGCTGGGCCTTGCCTTCTCCATCCTGGAGAGAAAAGGATCGGCAGCCCTTGCATTCAATGCTGCAGATGAGGTTGCGGTCGGCGCCTTCCTGGAGGGACGCATCTCTTATCCACGTCTTATCGAGGTGGTGCAGAAAACCGTTGAACATGACTGGGATGCAGAAATCCAAGACTTTCAACACATCCTTGCCCTTGATGCACAAGCAAGGGACCTGGCAAGAAGGTTCATATGATCGGCTTTGCTGCCATCCTGATGAAGTACCTCATTGGCTTGGTTGGCATAACGGTGGTGGTGGTCATCCATGAGATAGGTCACCTGCTTGCAGCCAGGGCAAACGGCATCGATGTGGAAGTCTTCTCGTTCGGGCTCGGGCCTAAGCTCTGGGGAAAGCGGTTGAAGGGCACAGAGTTCCGGATCAGTTTGTTTCCCCTCGGAGGCTATTGCCGCCTGAAAGGCTCCGATGATCTCAGCCAAGCCCTGATCCATGGAAAGCGAACATTCACCCACACCGAGGAAGGTTCACTGTTCGGAGTGCATCCCCTCAAACGGGCACTGACCTATTTGTCCGGCCCTGTTGCAAACATCCTGTTCTCGCTGTTCATTTTCGCTCTGCTTGCATCCCTGCCCCACCAACTTATCTCAACCGAGGCAAGGATAGCCACCACCAACGACTATCCGCTTCTGTTTCCCAATGCTCTGAGCCCAGCCTACGAGGCAGGGCTGAGAAGCGGTGACCTGGTCACCAGATTGGGCAGTACACCCATTGAGGACTGGGAGCAACTGGAGGCACTCCTGCTTGCTTCTGACGACGGCAAGGAGAGCTTTACGGTGCTTCGCGATGGGAAGCCTCTGGTCATTGATGTACAGGGAGTGCACGTCGAGGGAGCAACCTTCCGCTTCGGGCTGTCACCCCTTCAGGATACGGTGGTCGGCAGTGTCAGACCAGCCACAGCGGAAGCAGGGGCGGGATTGCGCCCGAACGACCATATCCTTCGTGTGGATGGACAGGTGGTTGCGAACCATCTGGATCTGCATTCTCATTTGGCAGGCAAAACAGGCGAAATCTCACTGACAGTCCTTCGTGATGGACAAGAACACATCGTATCGTTCACCCCCGCACGGGATGAGACAGGC includes:
- a CDS encoding Maf family protein — protein: MPELANLLPKITLASQSVARKALLLSLGIEVTTYATHCDESHQESDPARAVALLSERKLDAFLAVHPDTSDPVLCCDTLIAFGGELIGKPSDCNEARNQLASFSGKAQEVHSGWALWYHGRKYGGSDKALVWFKSLDAHLIEKYLETGEWKGAAGSYRIQGEGRTLIDHIEGDEATVIGLPLLQISEILTSPLSE
- the rpsB gene encoding 30S ribosomal protein S2, giving the protein MSVVTMKSLLESGVHFGHQTKRWNPKMARFIFSQRNGIHIIDLQKTSVCIVEAYDAVRAVVKQGKTVLFVGTKKQAQQAIEAEAKRCGMPYINNRWLGGMLTNFSTIKKSIATLKKIEKMEIDGTFDSLTKKEVSLLTKQKIKLEKNLGGIKDMKDLPGAIFIIDTKKEAIAVTEAKRLGIPVIAVVDTNCDPTDITYPIPGNDDAIRAISLFVEIIANAVVDADNEAGIQIIETLGNEEEESADSDKKDEEEEAIVFSTDEGADFSKFEEKAVEEKEEEEGEDTNLLVDEETLYKD
- the dxr gene encoding 1-deoxy-D-xylulose-5-phosphate reductoisomerase, with the protein product MKRVIILGCTGSIGSTALKAIRENLASLQVVGLCAHSNAAQLASLAKEFGAEAICLTSGEHCNGEPARMYRGFSGLEQMLKDLDADIVLNAIAGFEGLRASLMSLRNGFDLALANKESVVCAGSYLFAVAQEHKRRIIPVDSEHSAILELLKGRDRSSVESLILTASGGPFRTLERERFDSITVEQALAHPTWKMGKKISIDSATLANKALEVIEAAHLFGFDGEHIEVVIHPQSIVHSMIRTTDGAVYAQLGNPDMTLPIINALTDGSKNLVRRLDFSHLSLHFETPDYQRFPLLGLAFSILERKGSAALAFNAADEVAVGAFLEGRISYPRLIEVVQKTVEHDWDAEIQDFQHILALDAQARDLARRFI
- the uppS gene encoding polyprenyl diphosphate synthase translates to MEEKPVVPVHLGIIMDGNGRWAKKRSLPRTAGHLEGLKALKRVICEAASQGIGFVTFYTFSTENWKRSEQEVAYLMKLFVTKIHGELAFYNKHGIRILARGDLSALPEEVRTAIEKTIDETRNNKTITAIVAINYGGRDEICRAVNQYMQECPGQSITEEALAAHLDLPSVPPVDMIVRSANEKRLSNFLLWDSAYAELAFYEKLWPDWNEEDIRQVCCDYSERERKFGGVQ
- the frr gene encoding ribosome recycling factor, with translation MQQVLDTCESKMQKSLESLSKDFASLRTGRASASLLDKIRVDYYGAETPINQVATVSVPEARMIVIQPWDKSVLSAIEKAILKSDLGLPPNNDGKLIRLNFPPLNEERRKQLVKGAKANAEQSRVAMRNIRREAMDELKKMQKNGDISEDELKDAETRIQKMTDSYITQVNSLSDEKEKEIMEI
- a CDS encoding phosphatidate cytidylyltransferase — protein: MTKRVLTTVVTLPVLFCVIFFLPHNSYLALSLLAVATAIYGAKEMQDLYQKAEGSKPHLPCYFVGILPFAQWLQIAYYPQLPLVDLAFVLLALGFFSTELFMGEKDAFAKSLSRIGGESLILLYPGLLITFIQRLTAVAYPTQALLLFFLLVFGNDVFAFLFGMSLGRKNKGILKVSPNKSLAGFLGGTLSTIALSLLFCLFVPGIKESIAPWQAALLGLVTSTSANIGDLIESAFKRSASVKDSGTLIPGRGGLLDSIDSLLASAPIFWVLLSLF
- a CDS encoding ABC-F family ATP-binding cassette domain-containing protein translates to MATLQVQRVHLAFADRDILEDVSFTLTEKSRSALAGGNGSGKSTLLKVISHVMAADQFDYSATKGLRISYLPQSDIVFEQESVYGEVEKAYDRLDSLLAEQRQLENRLSATGEGQKTETMVLRLSEIHETLLEEGYYSRKEIIEQVLFGLGFSKADLNRPTSEFSGGWQMRIALAKILVENPSIMLLDEPTNYLDIEARYWLKNYLKVYEGGLMIVSHDQGFLDETVNEVYELFQGKLKRYSGNYTQYQRQREMEIAQLEAEFKLQQEQLEKNEQFIERFRYKATKSRQVQSRIKMMEKIELVEVPSHLKQLSFSFPPAPHSPNDVVIIEHLDKHYGSQVIFDDFSLMVNKGDRLAVTGKNGAGKSTLLRMLSGEDSQYGGVVRLGPNVTVGYFAQDTEKTLDPSNSVLEEVSSVADTADLPKLRGYLGSFLFSGDDVFKPVQVLSGGERSRLALLKILLHPVNLLILDEPTNHLDINAKEMLLKALKAYDGTMVFVSHDSYFIEHLATKILYLTEDNQPELFSGDYTYFSYKLEQKEKVEKRERGGAKASEETRKVESSRSYKETNRMKNRLANLKKQSDEMLAGHQRLEMLINQVEKEMGKAENYSDAVKIKALVDKKQKLEDEMAEEEEAWFVLTAELETLEAELA
- the rseP gene encoding RIP metalloprotease RseP — encoded protein: MIGFAAILMKYLIGLVGITVVVVIHEIGHLLAARANGIDVEVFSFGLGPKLWGKRLKGTEFRISLFPLGGYCRLKGSDDLSQALIHGKRTFTHTEEGSLFGVHPLKRALTYLSGPVANILFSLFIFALLASLPHQLISTEARIATTNDYPLLFPNALSPAYEAGLRSGDLVTRLGSTPIEDWEQLEALLLASDDGKESFTVLRDGKPLVIDVQGVHVEGATFRFGLSPLQDTVVGSVRPATAEAGAGLRPNDHILRVDGQVVANHLDLHSHLAGKTGEISLTVLRDGQEHIVSFTPARDETGNPVFGFSLQARIQDVPRQSFRLSEGWKTTTRITAQILSALKSLFQRDQAKESTPEFTGMARSALLIGDITSLGFEQNTQSGLHALLYLMGIVSISLALANSIPLPAFDGGQIIIALAEWMTKRQIRPKTYYVLQLIGIACVLLIFLLLTLTDIRHFLLIRR
- the tsf gene encoding translation elongation factor Ts, encoding MAITADVVKKLRDITGAGMMDCKKALTQANGDFAAAEKILKEMGLAAIAKRQDRATDNGRVFLKVQDNKAVMAELSCETDFVASNEQFQELGNAICAVALEKGYTEINDELVGMVNDLIAIIKENMALKTLCVYDLGQNEFASSYVHGDGALAVLVMFRADKAELFAQDSVKEFTNDCALHVAAFTPSYLNTEAVDEAYIKEQTDIFTVQAANLGKPAKVLEGIVKGKLNKHLSEICFLQQPFVKDDSMSVEKKAAEIGKAAGGKLEIFNYAFLRAGAASCSN